A region of Dictyostelium discoideum AX4 chromosome 1 chromosome, whole genome shotgun sequence DNA encodes the following proteins:
- a CDS encoding hypothetical protein (Similar to Dictyostelium discoideum (Slime mold). hypothetical 127.0 kDa protein) translates to MNKSIVLLVSIFFIIISIPSNLSVLLKSPVYECLKGIVTQYEIDTFSKDASGFYNFCNVVPLIDCDDNGYLNGTVTLIASNKTQGILDPTQFTCLGNFVTLDLTGFEITKTFFQAKLSCISIIYRKIIMNLLIDESVLLTPMPQYQSIEIIETDLGPDLKLSSLQGLTAFKISGSSVKLENDLIGPLNSLAVLELEICNFIDFTNLPKLVELNLTISSCFLGNFDLINTITSFQLFISSENGIVIPLSVVSQTSPKYSYITVKGDVERPTSVIDLRSIKSQHTLSIFGAHSLNIDGRFPFIYPSNVEVKFYNCNISSVQPFSQFGKENLFIYNSIGPGPLGVYNSTNYLVDFSNNNITSTIDPSWCGTQISLTNNQMEGEIPSCFSCYFNAPASGSFAGFPSMYDRFLGNNFKNLNRNLKCTTFAPRVDVYSDTRGILIYGNDIGYEPSNWKIEASSGQLTIVYGKKYLIYTVTPNMYANSDRIDIEFSQPISQVITFPTRDNYTFPIVLSTIFQTPTTLSINGEFLSSYMGYSYQSIKVNGVPCDFDSTSFAHVNCTFSNTNDFAIDLNVLQITVGNLTSNYYIKIQPGFLNNIQCPNNCNDTIGICNLSTGVCEVPYYQCLNNCTNSNQGICDSSNGICSCEIGKWFGNDCSSAYHYISSSDSTTINGGEISLYGFFGTKHTDLSVKIGDQPCLPIIFNSSSVIKCNAPKGSGIKNVTITQNDYTYVGNNIFKYINPTIECPNKCSNNGNCNTTTGICKCFSGFTLYDCSAVINTNGVGNGNGNNNNNNNNAGVNTTIDTGSGSTNILDNQTKFQIYFKSLKEIDFNNNVVKEYPLLKNWSFNNTESKESNIYEFKQFINGTLNGCIVKTIIEEIKDEKGKQFTFANTSFIVDSGSIKFTISITNYTYQSTLNTLQLDLISAVDQINKNEDCNTKNTEIDTTNINDQSTFSYIKISKNNKILAGRFINKVISDSRPTFFSTTSKTDSNSIIITLNLPHCINECVVDPDFSVLVDSDFKNQCDDSNSKKWILPVAIVVPVVVVSIIVVVLVTLYKKSTTIKVILHATKLKKFNKN, encoded by the exons atgaataaatcaATAGTTCTTTtagtttcaatattttttattattatatcaaTTCCATCAAACTTATCAGTGCTTTTAAAAAGTCCTGTTTATGAATGTCTTAAAGGCATTGTTACCCAATATGAAATTGATACCTTTTCAAAGGATGCTTCaggtttttataatttttgcAATGTTGTTCctttaattgattgtgaTGATAATGGTTATCTTAATGGAAC tgTGACCTTAATTGCAAGTAATAAAACACAAGGTATTTTAGACCCAACACAATTCACATGCCTTGGTAATTTCGTAACATT agATTTAACTGGGtttgaaattacaaaaacCTTTTTTCAAGCTAAACTATCTtgtatttcaattatttatagaaaaattataatgaatCTCCTTATAGATGAATCAGTTTTATTAACACCCATGCCGCAATATCAATCAAT aGAGATTATTGAAACAGATTTAGGAccagatttaaaattatcatctTTACAAGGATTGACAgcatttaaaatatcagGATCATCTGTTAAATtggaaaatgatttaataggACCATTAAATTCATTGGCTGTATTAGAATTagaaatttgtaattttatagattttacaaatttaccaaaattggtcgaattaaatttaacaataTCTTCATGTTTTTTAggtaattttgatttaataaatacaatCACAAGTTTTCAACTTTTTATATCATCTGAAAATGGAATTGTAATACCATTATCAGTTGTATCACAAACTTCACCCAAATATTCATATATAACAGTAAAAGGTGATGTTGAAAGACCAACAAGTGTTATTGATTTAAGATCAATTAAAAGTCAACAtacattatcaatatttggaGCACATTCATTGAATATTGATGGTAGATTTCCATTTATTTATCCATCAAATGTTGAAGttaaattttacaattgTAATATATCATCAGTTCAACCATTTAGTCAATTTGGTAAGGAAAACCTCTTCAtttataattcaattggCCCTGGTCCATTAGGTGTatataattcaacaaattattTAGTTGATTtctcaaataataatattacatcAACAATTGATCCAAGTTGGTGTGGTACACAAATTTCTTtaacaaataatcaaatgGAAGGTGAAATACCAAGTTGTTTTTCATGTTATTTTAATGCACCAGCAAGTGGATCATTTGCAGGATTCCCATCAATGTATGATAGATTCcttggtaataattttaaaaatttaaatagaaaTCTAAAATGTACAACATTTGCACCAAGAGTTGATGTTTATAGTGATACAAGAGGTATTTTAATCTATGGAAATGATATTGGTTATGAACCAAGCAATTGGAAAATCGAGGCAAGCTCAGGCCAACTGACAATAGTTTAtggtaaaaaatatttaatttatactgTAACACCTAATATGTATGCTAATAGTGATCgaattgatattgaattttcaCAACCAATTAGTCAAGTTATAACATTCCCAACACGAGATAACTATACTTTCCCAATAGTATTATCAACAATATTTCAAACACCAAcaactttatcaattaatggtGAGTTCTTATCAAGTTATATGGGTTACTCATATCAATCTATTAAAGTTAATGGGGTACCATGTGATTTTGATTCAACAAGTTTTGCCCATGTAAATTGCACATTTTCAAACACCAATGATTTtgcaattgatttaaatgtaCTCCAAATCACAGTTGGTAATTTAACaagtaattattatataaaaattcaacctggttttttaaataatattcaatgtccaaataattgtaatgatACAATTGGAATTTGTAATTTGTCAACAGGAGTTTGTGAAGTACCTTATTATcaatgtttaaataattgtacaAATTCTAATCAAGGTATATGTGATAGTAGTAATGGTATTTGTTCTTGTGAAATTGGTAAATGGTTTGGTAATGATTGTTCATCAGCCTACCATTATATCTCATCTTCTGATTCTACAACTATAAATGGTGGTGAAATTAGTTTATATGGATTTTTTGGTACAAAACATACTGATTTATCAGTTAAAATCGGTGATCAACCATGTTTaccaattatatttaattcaagTTCTGTAATTAAATGTAATGCACCAAAAGGTAGTGGTATTAAAAATGTAACAATAACTCAAAATGATTATACCTATGTTGGtaataacatttttaaatatataaatccAACAATTGAATGTCCAAATAAATGCtcaaataatggtaattgTAATACCACAACGGGAATTTGTAAATGTTTTTCAGGTTTTACTTTATATGATTGTAGTGCTGTAATTAATACAAATGGTGTTGGCAATggaaatggtaataataataataacaataacaatgcAGGTGTTAACACAACAATTGACACAGGATCAGGCTCAACAAATATTTTAGATAATCAAActaaatttcaaatttattttaaatcattaaaagaaattgattttaataataatgttgtgAAAGAGTATccattattaaagaattggtcatttaataatactgAAAGTAAAGAATCAAATATTTATGAATTTAAACAATTCATTAATGGTACTTTAAATGGGTGCATtgtaaaaactattattgaGGAGATTAAAGATGAGAAAGGTAAACAATTTACTTTTGCCAATACAAGTTTCATTGTAGATTCTGGTTCTATTAAATTCacaatttcaattacaaattataCTTATCAAAGTACTTTAAATACACTACAATTGGATTTAATATCAGCAGttgatcaaattaataaaaatgaagattGTAATACAAAAAATACTGAAATTGATacaacaaatattaatgatcAATCCACTTTTAGTTATatcaaaatttcaaaaaataataaaattttagctggtagatttattaataaagtaATCTCTGATTCAAGACCAACTTTCTtttcaacaacttcaaaaactgattcaaattcaattattattacattaAATTTACCACATTGTATAAATGAATGTGTTGTTGATCCTG atttttCAGTTTTAGTAGATAGTGATTTCAAAAATCAATGTGATGATAGTAACTCAAAGAAATGGATATTGCCAGTGGCTATTGTTGTACCAGTAGTAGTTGTATCAATTATTGTTGTCGTATTAGTTACACTTTATAAGAAAAGTACAACAATTAAAGTAATTTTACATGCcactaaattaaaaaaatttaataaaaattaa
- the hmgA gene encoding hmg CoA reductase A — MLFAPPNLETKELFWIIYILILIPKVFAKVMSVRELFPFFKWGFNIRRSNFLVPILSNNVIVTGEEAVQYEKPLPYIPQHNQQQQQKQQPSQDYIQQPQNDNNINSGKEQEQQQQQQQQQQQTPDITNQPTKTNKKIPIKELSNEEILIKLEKGEVLAYRLENELGDCSRAVEIRRMLLEKQLSKKIEPIPHEGFDFAKVQGQCCENVIGYVPIPVGTAGPIQLNGQLVTIPMATTEGCLVASTHRGCKAITESGGAKCTITSRGMTRAPVVRFSDIVKASEFVSWINDTDNYQALKAVFDSTSRFARLSAIKCTIAGRSVYIRFKCDTGDAMGMNMVSKGVEAVLEHLKIIFDDMTLLSISGNMCTDKKPSSINWTEGRGRSVVCEAMITGDVVQRVLKTNVQALVDLNIAKNLIGSAMAGSIGGFNAHASNIVTAIFLATGQDCAQNVESSNCITQMEACNDGQDLYITVTMPSIEVGTVGGGTSLPAQSACLDIIGVKGSSSSKPGANADQLAKTIASAVMAGELSLMSALSAGHLMKSHLQYNRAKTN; from the exons atgctATTCGCTCCACCAAATTTAGAAACTAAAGAGTTATTTTggattatatatattttaatccTTATACCAAAAGTATTCGCTAAAGTAATGTCTGTAAGAGaattatttcctttttttaaatgg ggatTTAATATAAGAAGATCAAATTTTTTAGTACCAATTCTCAGTAATAACGTTATTGTTACTGGAGAAGAGGCAGTACAATATGAAAAACCTTTACCTTATATACCTCAAcataatcaacaacagcaacaaaaacaacaaccatcACAAGATTATATACAGCAACCACAAAacgataataatataaatagtggaaaagaacaagaacaacaacaacaacaacaacaacaacaacaacaaacaccaGATATTACAAATCAACCaacaaaaactaataaaaaaataccaattaaagaattaagtaatgaagaaattttaattaaattagaaaaaggTGAAGTATTGGCATATAGATTAGAAAATGAATTAGGTGATTGTTCACGTGCAGTAGAGATTAGAAGAATGTTGTTAGAGAAACAATTATCGAAAAAGATTGAACCAATTCCACATGAAGGTTTTGATTTTGCAAAGGTTCAAGGACAATGTTGTGAGAATGTTATCGGTTACGTACCAATACCTGTTGGTACCGCTGGCccaattcaattgaatgGACAATTGGTTACAATTCCAATGGCAACAACTGAAGGATGTTTAGTTGCCTCAACTCATCGTGGTTGTAAAGCAATCACTGAGAGTGGTGGTGCAAAATGTACAATCACATCACGTGGTATGACTCGTGCACCTGTCGTTAGATTTAGTGATATCGTTAAAGCATCAGAATTTGTATCTTGGATCAATGATACTGATAACTATCAAGCTTTAAAGGCTGTTTTCGATTCAACTTCACGTTTTGCACGTCTTTCCGCTATTAAATGCACAATTGCTGGTCGTTCAGTATATATTCGTTTCAAATGTGACACTGGTGATGCCATGGGTATGAATATGGTTTCCAAGGGTGTTGAGGCCGTATTGGAACATTTAAAGATCATTTTCGATGATATGACACTCTTAAGTATTAGTGGTAACATGTGCACCGATAAGAAACCTTCCTCAATCAATTGGACCGAAGGTCGTGGTAGAAGCGTAGTTTGTGAGGCCATGATCACTGGTGATGTCGTTCAAAGAGTTTTAAAAACAAACGTTCAAGCATTGGTAGATTTAAATATCGccaaaaatttaattggttcaGCTATGGCTGGTTCAATTGGTGGTTTCAATGCTCACGCTTCAAATATCGTCACTGCTATCTTTTTAGCAACTGGTCAAGATTGTGCTCAAAATGTTGAATCTTCAAATTGTATCACCCAAATGGAGGCTTGTAACGATGGTCAAGATCTTTATATCACTGTCACTATGCCTTCAATTGAAGTTGGTAcagttggtggtggtactTCATTACCTGCCCAATCTGCTTGTTTAGATATCATTGGTGTTAAAGGTTCTTCATCAAGTAAACCGGGTGCAAATGCTGATCAATTAGCTAAAACTATTGCTTCTGCCGTTATGGCTGGTGAATTAAGTTTAATGTCTGCATTATCTGCTGGTCATTTAATGAAATCTCATCTTCAATATAATAGagcaaaaacaaattaa
- a CDS encoding aldehyde dehydrogenase codes for MNKFVRVGQYVKSNYPLYLGSKPITKTSSSLEVIDKFTNEIASKIPMADKEMIEQSIVIAQKACEPMRQLSAATKKQILLNIANDLEKRADEFAKAIVVEVGKPLVDANAEVGRAIDTFTCAAEESIRQYGEQIPLDISSRNLGFQGITKRFPVGPISMIAPFNFPLNLCAHKIAPSIAAGCPFVLKPSDRTPISAMLLGELLAKQTPLLPEGAFSILPTTHQDASILSKDERFKLCSFTGSPAIGWKIKNEAGKKKVVLELGGDAACIVDSATQQSRLPSIAQRILFGGFYSQGQSCISVQRVFIHDSLYDQMKQLLIDGAKPLIQRMGDPMDPTTFVGPMITEHDAKRVESWVNNAVSKGANVLVGGKRNDHFMQPTILENLPLDTEISCKEVFGPVFFIERFNDFKQVVQRVNSSEFGLQAGVFTDDIHKAYYAFNNIEAGAVVINDIPSVRVDAQPYGGVKESGFGREGIRHTIEEYTELKLMILKDIGKI; via the coding sequence atgaataaatttgtTAGAGTTGGTCAATAtgttaaatcaaattatccACTTTATTTAGGTAGTAAACCAATTACAAAAACTTCATCAAGTTTAGAAgttattgataaatttacCAATGAAATTGCAAGTAAAATACCAATGGCAGATAAAGAAATGATTGAACAATCAATTGTTATTGCACAGAAAGCATGTGAACCAATGAGACAATTATCAGCAGCAACCAAGAaacaaattcttttaaatattgcTAATGATCTTGAAAAGAGAGCAGATGAATTTGCTAAAGCAAtagttgttgaagttggtaAACCATTGGTTGATGCAAATGCAGAAGTTGGTAGAGCAATCGATACATTTACATGTGCAGCAGAGGAATCAATTCGTCAATATGGTGAGCAGATTCCATTGGATATTTCATCACGTAATTTGGGTTTCCAAGGTATAACTAAAAGATTCCCAGTTGGTCCAATCTCTATGATTGCACCATTCAATTTCCCTTTGAATTTATGTGCTCACAAGATTGCACCATCGATTGCTGCTGGTTGTCCATTCGTTTTGAAACCATCAGATCGTACACCAATCAGTGCAATGTTGTTGGGTGAACTATTGGCAAAACAAACACCACTCCTTCCAGAGGGTGCTTTCTCAATATTACCAACCACCCATCAAGATGCTTCCATTTTAAGTAAAGATGAAAGATTCAAGTTATGTTCATTCACTGGTTCACCAGCTATTGGttggaaaattaaaaatgaagcTGGTAAGAAAAAGGTGGTTTTGGAATTAGGTGGTGATGCTGCTTGCATCGTTGATTCTGCAACTCAACAATCAAGATTACCATCAATCGCTCAACGTATACTCTTTGGTGGTTTCTATTCTCAAGGTCAAAGTTGTATCTCTGTTCAAAGAGTTTTCATTCATGATTCACTCTATGATCAAATGAAACAACTATTGATTGATGGTGCTAAACCATTAATTCAACGTATGGGTGATCCAATGGATCCAACCACTTTTGTTGGTCCAATGATCACTGAACATGATGCTAAACGTGTCGAATCTTGGGTTAATAATGCTGTCTCCAAAGGTGCAAATGTTTTAGTTGGTGGTAAACGTAATGATCATTTCATGCAACCAACAATCTTGGAGAATTTACCATTGGATACTGAAATCTCTTGTAAAGAAGTATTTGGTCCTGTATTCTTTATTGAAAGATTCAATGATTTCAAACAAGTTGTTCAACGTGTAAACTCTTCAGAATTTGGTTTACAAGCTGGTGTCTTTACTGATGATATTCATAAAGCCTACTACGCCTTTAACAATATAGAAGCTGGTGCTGTCGTTATCAATGATATCCCTTCAGTTCGTGTTGATGCTCAACCATACGGTGGTGTTAAAGAATCTGGTTTCGGTCGTGAAGGTATCAGACATACAATCGAAGAATATactgaattaaaattaatgattttaaaagatattggtaaaatttaa
- the ppp2r4 gene encoding phosphotyrosyl phosphatase activator: MATTQQPEATEHQHFGVVEIKDLENHKFIKPVKVVTNEDDIKKFLRSGACRDLLEYIQTLSDKIKSKPNSTKTQNSNEIKNIVSMLNEISVYIDNIPPLAQPMRYGNKAYRTFYQKLLDNVEELHKHLLPQSMHSSIIELSSYLMDAMGNQTRLDYGTGHELHFVVWTYCLRRIGFLKSTDEEDIVLNVFTTYLDLVRKLQRVYGLEPAGTHGVWSLDDYQFIPFIWGASQLIGNPFDIKPASVTIEKVVDQYYKEYLYIACIKYINTVKKGPFHEHSRDLFNISGAASWQKINTGMMKKFYDDVLSKVPIIQHFLFGSLISFSV; the protein is encoded by the exons ATGGCAACAACACAACAACCTGAAGCTACAGAACATCAACATTTTGGAGtagttgaaattaaagatttagaaaatcataaatttataaaaccaGTAAAAGTTGTAacaaatgaagatgatattaaaaagtttttacgTTCAGGTGCATGTAGAGATTTATTAGAATATATTCAAACATTAagtgataaaattaaatcaaaaccaaattCAACTAAAACtcaaaattcaaat gaaattaaaaatatagtaTCAATgttaaatgaaattagtgtatatattgataatatacCACCATTAGCACAACCAATGAGATATGGTAATAAAGCATATCGTacattttatcaaaaattattagacAATGTTGAAGAATTACATAAACATTTATTACCACAATCAATGCATTcatcaattattgaattatcatcatATTTAATGGACGCAATGGGAAATCAAACTCGTTTAGATTATGGCACAGGCCATGAACTACATTTTGTTGTTTGGACTTACTGTTTGAGAAgaattggttttttaaaatcaacagATGAGGAAGACATCGTATTGAATGTGTTCACTACATATTTGGATTTAGTTAGAAAGTTACAAAGAGTTTATGGATTGGAACCAGCTGGCACTCATGGTGTTTGGAGTTTAGATGATTATCAATTCATTCCTTTCATTTGGGGTGCTTCGCAATTAATTGGGAATCCATTCGATATTAAACCTGCAAGTGttacaattgaaaaagtGGTCGATCAATATTATAAAGAATATCTTTACATTGCttgtattaaatatattaacaCCGTTAAAAAAGGTCCATTTCACGAACATTCTCGTGACCTTTTCAATATAAGTGGTGCTGCATCTTGgcaaaaaattaataccgGTATGATGAAAAAGTTCTATGACGATGTTTTATCAAAGGTACCAATCAttcaacattttttatttggttctttaatttctttttctgtttaa